The Raoultibacter phocaeensis genome includes a window with the following:
- the csn2 gene encoding type II-A CRISPR-associated protein Csn2, with the protein MRISLAGMDRPIDVAKSGASVLEVENTTLYGRICRSLISGMGREAPEPYSLWDENGNEVRASNAFLPVSSPFDLPWDERTLQAGWYERMSLIFLEDDDVRAEVESLNARMNSRIAELGFQMKSEYSFAVEWDVVRQIKALGFGVQRSASESLLDNLIRFISWTVDAGCTKTILFVNLKTFLAKKDLTELYEQAFFLGSALLLLENKRDASCYEHEVKTRIDQHFIEC; encoded by the coding sequence ATGAGAATAAGCTTAGCGGGGATGGATCGTCCTATCGATGTGGCGAAAAGCGGTGCCTCCGTTTTGGAGGTGGAGAACACAACGCTCTACGGTCGCATATGTCGATCTTTGATCTCCGGCATGGGTCGAGAGGCGCCTGAGCCGTATTCGCTGTGGGACGAAAACGGAAATGAAGTGCGTGCAAGTAATGCTTTTCTTCCTGTATCGAGTCCATTCGATCTTCCTTGGGATGAACGCACGTTGCAAGCTGGTTGGTATGAGCGTATGAGTTTGATTTTTCTTGAGGACGACGACGTGCGAGCTGAGGTGGAATCCCTTAACGCTCGAATGAATTCTCGAATTGCTGAACTGGGTTTTCAGATGAAATCAGAGTACTCGTTTGCGGTAGAATGGGATGTGGTACGACAGATTAAAGCGCTGGGGTTTGGCGTGCAGCGCTCCGCCAGCGAATCGCTCCTTGACAATCTAATACGGTTTATTTCCTGGACAGTTGATGCAGGGTGTACGAAGACGATCCTTTTCGTTAATCTTAAGACTTTTTTAGCGAAAAAAGACCTTACCGAGCTCTATGAACAGGCATTTTTTCTTGGTTCTGCGTTGCTGTTGTTGGAAAACAAGCGCGATGCTTCGTGCTACGAGCACGAAGTAAAAACGCGGATTGATCAGCACTTTATCGAGTGCTGA
- the cas2 gene encoding CRISPR-associated endonuclease Cas2, which produces MRLMVLFDLPMETDRQRKEYRLFRKRLIKEGYLMLQKSVYAKLVVNEGAASSAIVRLRKFRPPEGLVQVLKVTEKQFATMEFIAGKRADFEEVDTMEEFLVL; this is translated from the coding sequence ATGAGATTGATGGTGCTGTTCGACCTTCCTATGGAAACGGATCGGCAGCGAAAAGAATATCGACTGTTTAGAAAGCGCCTTATCAAAGAAGGTTATCTGATGTTGCAGAAATCGGTCTACGCCAAATTGGTGGTGAATGAGGGTGCTGCGAGTTCGGCGATTGTGCGCCTTCGAAAATTCCGACCACCGGAGGGGCTTGTCCAGGTTTTGAAGGTTACAGAAAAACAGTTTGCAACAATGGAGTTTATTGCTGGCAAGAGGGCTGATTTCGAAGAAGTAGACACCATGGAGGAGTTTTTGGTCCTATGA
- the cas1 gene encoding type II CRISPR-associated endonuclease Cas1 — translation MSFRTVFIENPCRCSYQSGYLVVRKEDDTAKVHLSEVSSVILQTNQVYISAYLLMELAKAKISLVVSDESCNPIGQYLPLYGAHNAVKRIGEQLQWGEPIKKRVWQRIVKDKISSQARFLEEREYSEASALRAAASEVRSGDTTNREAHAARVYFRALFGPDFSRDQDCPQNAALNYGYGILLSMVNREIVSRGYLTQCGVCHRNEFNQFNLACDFMEPFRPAVDRLVIDFLAGEFDSDVKHVLGDLAGKGVSYRGGSYRLGSVVSLYVQDCLNALNKKIAVEDIEAFDIL, via the coding sequence TTGAGCTTTAGGACCGTATTCATCGAGAATCCGTGTCGCTGTTCGTACCAAAGCGGATACTTGGTTGTTCGCAAAGAAGACGACACTGCAAAGGTTCATCTCTCCGAAGTGTCGTCGGTGATTTTGCAAACAAACCAAGTGTACATCAGCGCGTATTTGCTCATGGAACTCGCCAAAGCAAAGATATCGCTTGTTGTATCTGACGAAAGCTGCAATCCGATCGGGCAATACTTGCCTTTGTACGGTGCCCACAATGCCGTCAAGCGTATCGGCGAACAGCTGCAATGGGGCGAACCAATAAAGAAGCGCGTGTGGCAGCGGATCGTGAAAGACAAGATAAGCAGCCAGGCACGGTTTTTGGAGGAACGGGAGTATTCGGAGGCCTCCGCCCTCAGGGCGGCTGCTTCTGAGGTGCGTTCGGGTGATACGACGAACAGGGAGGCGCATGCGGCGCGCGTGTACTTTCGCGCGCTGTTCGGCCCGGATTTTTCGAGAGATCAGGATTGCCCTCAAAACGCGGCCCTGAACTATGGGTATGGGATATTGCTTTCTATGGTGAACCGCGAAATCGTGTCGCGCGGGTATCTCACGCAGTGCGGCGTTTGCCATCGTAACGAATTCAACCAGTTTAACTTAGCGTGCGATTTCATGGAGCCTTTCAGGCCGGCGGTCGACCGCCTTGTCATTGACTTTCTTGCGGGTGAGTTCGACTCCGATGTTAAGCATGTGTTGGGTGATCTAGCCGGGAAAGGGGTGTCGTATCGCGGGGGTTCGTACCGTTTGGGTTCGGTGGTGTCTTTGTATGTGCAGGACTGCCTGAATGCTTTGAACAAGAAGATAGCCGTAGAAGACATCGAGGCCTTCGATATCTTATGA
- the cas9 gene encoding type II CRISPR RNA-guided endonuclease Cas9 (Cas9, originally named Csn1, is the large, multifunctional signature protein of type II CRISPR/Cas systems. It is well known even to general audiences because its RNA-guided endonuclease activity has made it a popular tool for custom editing of eukaryotic genomes.), whose product MNLRHVDEYDIGLDMGTGSVGWAALGSDGELLRFKGRPAWGSRLFPSAETAESTRLARGQRRRYERRRWRLDLLQGLLQDEVEKVDSEFFIRLRQSRLLAEDRAEGHASYRWPLFNDSDFTEPEYYHRFPTIYHLRTWLMETDEKADIRLIYLAFHNIVKHRGNFLHESSPNLSARQANMLDSVERFVGALGEWCDENGIACSCQSVDIASVLEDSSKRKGDKQRAVQGMLGLEKDYAATMGKAISQAMVGYKAELSHVFFVEQSSESKFSMTDEEKVEAFRSSCPDDGAELFESLQAVHSSFVLMGILKEANGGTLSTCKVAEYQRYKENLKTLKALVREYAPKEYDAFFNGEFYEGTRTYDPAKAQGYTKYDIGPKNSAYKPTAPMRYEDFEHAVQKLFANTAAANDERYVAMMDGFKEGSFLRRLKTSDNGSIPYQLHLEEMQAIIENQRKHYPFLKEEEEKLVSLVKFRIPYYVGPLTKLNAAKDAKGEDRFAWSVRKPGQERTSIKPWNWEEVIDRHQSAENFIMRMTGTCTYLQGEAVLPRCSLLYEEFCVLNELNGSRWTLDGDKEPRFDRADREGIVRELFKQCKTVSYKRVADWMCRTHGFSSVRVSGGQGETGFESKLGSHYFFCKDVFGVDELPGSDIPMIEEIILWNTLFEDRKILREKIEAKYSDRLSAEQIKTICKKRFTGWGRLSRKLLVGVSVDTNDGPKTIMDVLREEHPNAGHDSSGMVFMEVLRNDELGFQKRLDELNAAYIEGLGQFGVDDLPGSPALRRSIKQAQRIVREIASIAGKAPEHIYIEVTRDEDPKNKGKRTKRRYDNLREALEAFKHDDPDVWRELSERAPQDLDERLTLYFMQRGRCLYSEKPIDIARIAGDLYEVDHILPQTYIKDDSFENKALVLRGENQRKTDTLLIDPSIRRARSSFWKSLHDAKLIGDKKFKNLMRTSVGENDMKGFIARQLVETSQVVKMTQQLLAAEYQDTRIVPIKASLSSQLRDAKNLVKCREANDFHHAHDAYLACQMGRFITERHPSVYENPIGLAHAIKALVRQQGEEFRKTRQAPGSSVYLVASFQHRYIDAETGEIVWDAEKEINRIRKCLNYKDCFISRMPELATGAFWDQTIYSPRGGKTMELPVKQGLDPQKYGSFSREQFAYFFVYEAINPKKKTKLFQFAPVPVHVATRFESDSTALEDYARRLAGEAGLEFTRIAREKVYKYQLIELDGDRLYITGKKEVRNAQQLAFSQKETALLKRLVEGKEASERDRIALFESVAGKMLKRASRLWRLLRFESAPIDFRDVDETQQAGIIRSLIQSGNGKTNAVDLSSVGLGKMMGCIQPTFSKELSSPSVEFYFIDQSVTGMFERRCRLEL is encoded by the coding sequence ATGAATTTGCGCCATGTTGACGAATACGACATCGGTCTCGATATGGGAACCGGATCGGTGGGATGGGCGGCGCTCGGCTCTGATGGGGAGCTTTTGCGGTTCAAGGGAAGGCCGGCATGGGGCAGTCGATTGTTCCCCTCGGCCGAGACGGCGGAATCCACCCGACTCGCGCGCGGCCAGCGTCGACGTTACGAACGACGCCGCTGGAGACTCGATTTGCTGCAAGGCTTGTTGCAGGATGAGGTAGAAAAGGTTGATTCTGAATTCTTCATCCGGCTTCGTCAATCGCGTCTGCTTGCCGAGGATCGAGCAGAAGGGCACGCCTCGTATCGGTGGCCGCTTTTCAACGACTCGGACTTCACCGAGCCCGAGTACTACCACCGTTTTCCAACGATCTACCACTTACGTACATGGCTTATGGAAACAGACGAAAAAGCGGATATCAGGCTCATCTACCTCGCCTTTCACAACATCGTAAAGCACAGAGGCAACTTTCTGCATGAAAGCTCGCCGAATCTGAGCGCCCGTCAGGCAAACATGCTCGATTCGGTCGAACGGTTCGTCGGCGCACTCGGAGAATGGTGCGACGAAAACGGCATCGCTTGCTCGTGCCAAAGCGTCGACATTGCATCTGTCTTGGAAGATTCGTCAAAGAGAAAGGGGGACAAGCAGCGAGCCGTTCAAGGTATGCTCGGGTTGGAAAAAGACTATGCTGCCACCATGGGAAAGGCGATATCCCAAGCAATGGTCGGGTATAAAGCCGAGTTATCCCACGTATTCTTCGTCGAGCAGTCATCCGAATCGAAATTCAGCATGACTGACGAGGAGAAGGTGGAGGCATTCCGCTCTTCCTGTCCCGATGACGGAGCGGAGCTGTTCGAATCCCTTCAGGCGGTTCATTCCTCCTTTGTGCTGATGGGTATTTTAAAAGAAGCGAACGGAGGAACACTTTCTACCTGCAAGGTCGCGGAGTACCAGAGGTACAAGGAAAACCTCAAAACGTTGAAAGCTCTGGTAAGGGAGTATGCACCTAAAGAATACGACGCATTCTTCAACGGAGAATTTTACGAGGGCACGCGCACATACGATCCCGCGAAGGCACAAGGTTACACGAAGTACGATATCGGGCCCAAGAACTCCGCATACAAACCCACTGCTCCGATGAGATACGAAGACTTCGAACACGCAGTGCAAAAGCTGTTTGCAAACACGGCTGCGGCTAATGATGAGCGGTACGTTGCGATGATGGATGGCTTCAAGGAGGGATCGTTTCTGCGGCGACTCAAAACGAGCGATAACGGAAGCATTCCCTATCAGCTGCACCTCGAGGAAATGCAGGCCATCATCGAAAACCAGAGGAAGCACTATCCCTTCCTGAAAGAAGAAGAGGAAAAGCTTGTTTCCCTCGTGAAGTTCCGTATTCCCTACTACGTAGGGCCGCTTACCAAACTCAATGCAGCCAAAGATGCTAAGGGGGAGGATCGCTTCGCGTGGTCGGTGCGCAAACCCGGACAAGAGCGCACCTCCATTAAGCCGTGGAACTGGGAAGAGGTAATTGACCGTCACCAAAGTGCAGAAAACTTCATCATGCGCATGACGGGAACGTGCACGTACTTGCAGGGGGAGGCCGTCCTCCCACGGTGCTCTTTGCTGTATGAGGAATTCTGCGTTCTTAACGAGTTGAACGGATCACGATGGACGCTTGACGGCGACAAGGAGCCGAGGTTCGACCGCGCTGATCGTGAGGGGATCGTACGCGAGCTGTTCAAGCAGTGCAAGACGGTGTCGTATAAGCGGGTGGCAGACTGGATGTGCCGAACGCATGGGTTTTCGAGCGTGCGCGTATCGGGTGGGCAGGGCGAAACGGGTTTCGAATCGAAATTGGGGTCACATTACTTTTTCTGCAAGGATGTCTTCGGCGTCGACGAGCTGCCCGGCTCCGACATTCCCATGATCGAGGAGATAATCCTGTGGAATACGCTTTTCGAGGATCGAAAGATACTTCGGGAGAAGATCGAGGCAAAATACAGCGACCGGTTGAGCGCTGAGCAGATCAAAACCATCTGCAAAAAACGCTTTACCGGCTGGGGCCGTCTGTCTCGTAAGCTGCTTGTGGGTGTAAGCGTGGATACGAACGACGGGCCCAAAACCATCATGGACGTCCTGCGCGAAGAGCACCCCAATGCGGGGCACGACTCTTCGGGCATGGTGTTCATGGAGGTTCTTCGCAATGATGAGCTGGGATTTCAGAAGCGCCTTGATGAGCTGAACGCGGCGTATATCGAGGGACTCGGTCAGTTTGGCGTGGACGATCTTCCTGGTTCTCCGGCGCTGCGGCGAAGCATTAAACAAGCGCAGCGGATCGTGCGTGAGATTGCATCCATTGCAGGGAAAGCTCCCGAGCACATCTACATCGAGGTAACACGCGATGAAGATCCGAAGAACAAAGGCAAGCGTACGAAACGTCGCTACGACAACCTGAGGGAAGCACTCGAGGCTTTCAAGCACGACGATCCCGATGTATGGAGAGAGCTCAGCGAGCGCGCACCGCAAGACCTCGATGAGAGATTGACGCTCTACTTCATGCAGCGCGGCAGATGTCTGTACTCGGAAAAGCCGATCGATATTGCGCGGATAGCAGGCGATTTATACGAAGTTGACCATATTTTGCCGCAAACGTACATCAAGGACGATAGCTTCGAGAACAAGGCACTGGTGCTGCGGGGCGAAAACCAGAGAAAGACTGATACGCTTTTGATCGATCCGTCCATCCGCCGCGCGCGAAGCTCGTTTTGGAAGAGCCTCCACGATGCCAAGCTCATAGGAGATAAGAAGTTCAAGAACCTCATGCGCACCTCGGTGGGAGAGAACGACATGAAGGGCTTCATCGCGCGGCAGCTGGTCGAGACCAGTCAGGTGGTAAAGATGACTCAGCAGCTTTTAGCGGCGGAATACCAGGATACGAGAATCGTTCCCATCAAAGCGAGTCTTTCGTCTCAGTTGCGCGATGCCAAAAACCTCGTGAAATGCAGGGAAGCTAACGATTTTCATCATGCCCACGACGCGTATCTCGCCTGTCAGATGGGGCGGTTCATCACGGAACGTCATCCCTCCGTCTACGAGAACCCCATCGGGTTGGCCCATGCGATAAAGGCATTGGTGCGTCAGCAGGGAGAGGAATTCCGCAAAACGAGGCAAGCGCCGGGATCGAGCGTCTATCTGGTTGCCAGTTTCCAACATCGCTACATCGATGCCGAGACTGGAGAGATAGTGTGGGACGCAGAAAAGGAAATCAATCGCATCAGAAAATGCCTCAATTACAAAGATTGCTTCATTTCTCGGATGCCCGAGCTCGCTACAGGGGCTTTTTGGGATCAGACGATCTACTCGCCCCGTGGTGGGAAAACTATGGAGTTGCCGGTTAAACAGGGGCTCGATCCTCAGAAATACGGAAGTTTCTCGCGAGAGCAGTTCGCGTATTTCTTCGTGTACGAAGCGATCAACCCCAAGAAGAAGACAAAGCTCTTCCAGTTTGCGCCGGTGCCCGTTCACGTTGCAACGCGATTCGAAAGCGATAGTACTGCTCTGGAAGACTATGCGCGACGCCTTGCTGGGGAAGCAGGACTGGAGTTTACGCGTATCGCTCGAGAAAAGGTATACAAGTACCAATTGATCGAGCTCGATGGAGACAGATTGTACATAACGGGCAAGAAAGAGGTGCGAAACGCCCAGCAGCTTGCATTTTCGCAGAAAGAAACCGCTTTGCTGAAGAGGCTGGTTGAGGGTAAGGAGGCGAGCGAAAGAGATAGGATTGCGCTGTTTGAAAGCGTTGCTGGAAAAATGTTGAAAAGGGCTTCTCGACTCTGGAGGCTGCTTCGTTTCGAGAGTGCTCCGATAGACTTTCGCGATGTTGACGAAACGCAGCAAGCTGGAATTATCCGTTCTCTTATTCAGTCGGGAAACGGGAAAACCAATGCCGTTGACTTATCTTCGGTCGGGTTAGGAAAAATGATGGGGTGCATTCAGCCAACGTTTTCGAAAGAGCTCTCCAGCCCTTCCGTAGAGTTTTATTTCATTGACCAATCGGTAACGGGAATGTTCGAGAGGCGGTGTAGGCTTGAGCTTTAG